In one window of Macadamia integrifolia cultivar HAES 741 chromosome 2, SCU_Mint_v3, whole genome shotgun sequence DNA:
- the LOC122071791 gene encoding protein argonaute PNH1-like, which yields MPHGQMDPQERHVVSRKPLQNSMNQQKPVSQSLENCTVCFQNPKKSFGRRRVGGRGKGVQTQRVKLAEVDLDMVSPDSGKGFMFQRRPGFGYAGTKCIVKANHFLVELPDKDLNQYDVTITPEVVSRCMNKAIMSQLVKLHRETELGMRLPAYDGRKNLYTAGSLPFTSKEFKIKVIDEDDGQGITREQEFKVAIKFAARADMHQLRQFLAGKQVDTPQETLQILDIVLRELSSQRYISIGRSFYSPDIRKPQQLGDGLQSWCGFYQSIRPTQMGLSLNIDMSSTAFIEPLPVMDFVGQILGKDISSRPLSDADRIKVKKALRGVKVEVTHRGNVRRKYRISGLTSQPTRELIFPVDEQKNMKSVVEYFQEMYGFTIQHSHLPCLQVGNQRKANYLPMEACKIVEGQRYTKSLNDKQITSLLKVTCQRPREKEMDILQTFHQNEYDQDPYAKEFGISITDRLASVEARVLPAPWLKYHDTGKEKDCLPQVGQWNMMNKKMINGSTINYWACINFSRSIQESTVRTFCQELAQMCQVSGMEFNREPVIPIHSARPDQVEKALRYVYNTSLNKLKGKELELLIAILPDNNGSLYGDLKRICETDLGLISQCCLTKHVFKISKQYLANVSLKINVKMGGRNTVLLDALSWRIPLVSDIPTIIFGADVTHPETVEDSSPSIAAVVASQDWPEVTKYAGLVCAQAHRQELIQDLFKTWHDPHRGTVSGGMIRELLISFRKATGQKPLRIIFYRDGVSEGQFYQVLLYELDAIRKACASLEPNYQPPVTFVVVQKRHHTRLFANNHKDKSSIDKSGNILPGTVVDTKICHPTDFDFYLCSHGGIQGTSRPAHYHVLWDENNFTADEIQSLTNNLCYTYARCTRSVSVVPPAYYAHLAAFRARFYMEPELPENPATQSKNSSNGSRVRPLPALKERVKKVMFYC from the exons ATGCCTCATGGACAGATGGACCCCCAAGAGAGACACGTGGTCTCGAGGAAACCTCTCCAAAATTCCATGAATCAGCAGAAGCCTGTTTCCCAGTCGTTAGAGAACTGTACAGTTTGCTttcaaaatccaaagaagagttttggtaggagaagagtcggaggaagaggaaaaggtGTACAAACTCAGAGGGTAAAGCTGGCTGAGGTTGATCTTGATATGGTATCCCCAGATTCGGGCAAAGGTTTCATGTTCCAACGCCGACCTGGTTTTGGTTATGCGGGTACTAAATGTATTGTTAAAGCCAATCATTTCCTTGTGGAGTTGCCCGACAAGGACTTAAATCAGTACGAT GTGACAATAACCCCAGAGGTGGTTTCCCGTTGCATGAACAAAGCAATAATGTCTCAGTTAGTGAAGCTTCACAGAGAGACTGAATTGGGTATGAGGCTCCCTGCTTATGATGGGAGGAAGAACCTTTATACAGCTGGGTCGCTGCCTTTTACTTCGAAGGAGTTCAAAATAAAAGtaattgatgaagatgatggcCAGGGCATTACCAG GGAACAGGAATTTAAAGTGGCAATCAAATTTGCAGCCCGAGCAGATATGCACCAGTTACGCCAATTTCTCGCTGGAAAGCAAGTTGACactcctcaagaaactctacagATTCTTGACATTGTCTTGAGAGAACTATCTAGCCAAAG GTACATATCAATTGGGAGATCATTCTATTCCCCTGATATTAGAAAACCACAGCAGTTGGGTGATGGGTTACAATCTTGGTGTGGTTTCTACCAGAGTATAAGGCCAACGCAGATGGGATTGTCCCTTAATATTG ACATGTCCTCGACTGCATTCATTGAACCACTCCCAGTGATGGATTTTGTAGGTCAAATTTTGGGAAAAGATATTTCGTCAAGACCATTATCTGATGCGGATCGCATAAAG GTTAAAAAAGCTCTCAGAGGTGTCAAAGTTGAGGTTACTCACCGAGGAAATGTACGACGAAAATATCGGATTTCAGGATTAACATCACAGCCTACAAGAGAACTAAT TTTCCCAGTGGATGAACAAAAGAACATGAAATCAGTCGTCGAATACTTTCAGGAGATGTATGGGTTTACCATTCAGCATTCCCATCTTCCTTGCCTTCAAGTAGGAAACCAAAGAAAAGCAAATTATTTGCCAATGGAG GCTTGCAAAATTGTCGAGGGTCAACGATACACAAAGAGCTTGAATGACAAGCAAATAACCTCCTTGCTAAAAGTTACCTGCCAGAGACCACGGGAAAAAGAAATGGatattttgcag ACATTTCACCAAAATGAGTATGATCAAGATCCTTATGCAAAGGAATTTGGTATCTCTATCACTGACAGGCTTGCATCTGTTGAAGCTCGGGTCCTCCCTGCACCATGG cTGAAATACCATGATACcgggaaagaaaaagattgtttGCCTCAGGTTGGTCAGTGGAATATGATGAATAAG AAAATGATAAATGGGAGTACTATAAATTACTGGGCTTGTATCAACTTCTCAAGAAGCATTCAAGAAAGCACGGTTCGCACTTTTTGTCAGGAGCTTGCTCAGATGTGTCAAGTCTCTGGCATG GAATTCAATCGTGAACCTGTTATTCCAATACACTCAGCACGGCCAGATCAAGTTGAGAAAGCACTCAGATATGTATATAATACATCATTGAacaaactcaagggaaaagaGTTGGAGCTACTTATTGCTATTCTTCCCGACAACAATGGTTCTTTGTATG GTGATTTAAAGAGAATTTGTGAGACGGATTTGGGGTTGATATCCCAGTGCTGTCTAACAAAACATGTTTTCAAGATAAGTAAACAGTACCTAGCAAATGTATCACTTAAAATCAATGTCAAG ATGGGGGGAAGAAATACGGTACTTTTAGATGCTTTGAGTTGGAGAATTCCGTTGGTTAGCGACATTCCCACAATAATCTTTGGAGCTGATGTTACGCATCCGGAGACTGTAGAGGACTCTAGTCCATCCATTGCTGCT GTTGTAGCTTCCCAAGATTGGCCTGAAGTTACAAAATATGCTGGGTTGGTATGTGCTCAGGCTCATAGGCAAGAGCTTATTCAGGATTTGTTCAAAACCTGGCATGATCCTCATCGGGGTACAGTTAGTGGGGGCATGATCAG GGAGCTTTTAATTTCCTTTAGGAAGGCAACTGGACAGAAGCCATTAAGAATAATATTCTACAG AGATGGCGTAAGTGAAGGGCAGTTTTATCAGGTTCTTCTGTATGAATTAGATGCTATCAGAAAG GCTTGTGCATCCTTGGAGCCAAATTACCAGCCACCAGTAACCTTTGTGGTGGTCCAAAAACGTCATCATACAAGACTGTTTGCTAACAACCACAAGGACAAAAGTAGCATTGATAAGAGTGGAAACATCCTACCTG GGACTGTAGTGGACACCAAGATATGTCATCCTACTGATTTCGATTTCTACCTCTGCAGTCATGGTGGAATCCAG GGAACAAGTCGACCAGCTCATTATCATGTTCTCTGGGATGAAAACAATTTCACTGCTGATGAAATTCAATCGCTTACCAACAATCTATGTTATAC GTATGCTCGGTGCACGCGATCTGTTTCAGTGG TTCCTCCTGCATACTATGCTCATCTGGCTGCGTTTCGAGCTCGATTTTACATGGAACCAGAGTTGCCTGAAAACCCTGCGACCCAAAGCAAGAACTCATCAAATGGGTCTCGAGTCCGACCTCTGCCTGCACTGAAAGAAAGGGTGAAAAAGGTAATGTTCTACTGTTAG